Proteins from a genomic interval of Trifolium pratense cultivar HEN17-A07 linkage group LG6, ARS_RC_1.1, whole genome shotgun sequence:
- the LOC123892482 gene encoding protein ARV 2-like isoform X1, producing the protein MGYRCIQCGFTIKTLYLQYSPGNIRLMKCENCKAVADEYIECEIMIIIIDLILHKPKAYRHLLYNVINQETLKFQGLLWKLAAIFLLFDAYRYLILESSKGNLGSSMSYSSLVSVCCKMLMDVFFGNFIFLLTFFFMVKIFLHISISVSRCSDILLGLLISCYFKIFLIAMMVWEFPSSVIFIIELFCLSSNAVALKVMTESSMNRCVWTCFSAYAIKFVFVQAPELILLGKLIQGWSQMPLTLSLKSAFI; encoded by the exons ATGGGTTACAGATGTATTCAGTGTGGTTTTACCATCAAAACACTTTATCTTCAGTATTCTCCTGGTAACATTCGTTTGATGAAATGT GAGAATTGCAAAGCTGTGGCAGATGAATACATAGAATGTGAAATCATG ATTATTATAATAGATTTAATACTTCACAAACCCAAGGCCTATAGACATCTCCTTTACAATGTCATCAATCAAGAAACCTTGAAATTTCAG GGACTACTCTGGAAATTGGCtgccatttttcttctttttgatgCAT ACAGGTATTTGATCTTGGAAAGCAGCAAGGGTAATTTGGGTTCATCAATGAGCTACTCCTCACTAGTGTCAGTGTGTTGCAAG ATGCTGATGGATGTCTTCTTTGGgaactttatttttcttttaaccTTCTTCTTTATGGTCAAGATATTTCTCCATATATCGATCAGCGTCTCCAG GTGCAGTGACATTTTGCTTGGTCTTCTGATTTCATGCTACTTCAAGATTTTTCTTATTGCCATGATG GTCTGGGAATTTCCATCTTCTGTGATCTTCATCATTGAGTTATTTTGCTTATCATCTAATGCAGTAGCATTAAAAG TGATGACGGAGTCAAGTATGAATCGATGTGTATGGACCTGCTTCAGTGCATATGCTATCAAATTTGTTTTCGTTCAGGCTCCTGAGCTCATATTGTTGGGGAAATTAATTCAAGGCTGGAGTCAAATGCCATTAACATTGTCTTTAAAGTCTGCATTTATctag
- the LOC123892482 gene encoding protein ARV 2-like isoform X2: protein MIIIIDLILHKPKAYRHLLYNVINQETLKFQGLLWKLAAIFLLFDAYRYLILESSKGNLGSSMSYSSLVSVCCKMLMDVFFGNFIFLLTFFFMVKIFLHISISVSRCSDILLGLLISCYFKIFLIAMMVWEFPSSVIFIIELFCLSSNAVALKVMTESSMNRCVWTCFSAYAIKFVFVQAPELILLGKLIQGWSQMPLTLSLKSAFI from the exons ATG ATTATTATAATAGATTTAATACTTCACAAACCCAAGGCCTATAGACATCTCCTTTACAATGTCATCAATCAAGAAACCTTGAAATTTCAG GGACTACTCTGGAAATTGGCtgccatttttcttctttttgatgCAT ACAGGTATTTGATCTTGGAAAGCAGCAAGGGTAATTTGGGTTCATCAATGAGCTACTCCTCACTAGTGTCAGTGTGTTGCAAG ATGCTGATGGATGTCTTCTTTGGgaactttatttttcttttaaccTTCTTCTTTATGGTCAAGATATTTCTCCATATATCGATCAGCGTCTCCAG GTGCAGTGACATTTTGCTTGGTCTTCTGATTTCATGCTACTTCAAGATTTTTCTTATTGCCATGATG GTCTGGGAATTTCCATCTTCTGTGATCTTCATCATTGAGTTATTTTGCTTATCATCTAATGCAGTAGCATTAAAAG TGATGACGGAGTCAAGTATGAATCGATGTGTATGGACCTGCTTCAGTGCATATGCTATCAAATTTGTTTTCGTTCAGGCTCCTGAGCTCATATTGTTGGGGAAATTAATTCAAGGCTGGAGTCAAATGCCATTAACATTGTCTTTAAAGTCTGCATTTATctag